From Ptychodera flava strain L36383 chromosome 2, AS_Pfla_20210202, whole genome shotgun sequence, the proteins below share one genomic window:
- the LOC139120026 gene encoding uncharacterized protein, which produces MQQQRPLQQQQYYASQPTQAVQGRHLGNTSGNAKRPGFASRATMVFGFFQFIFGGICVILGITAIVIKCQLGKSGPGIWCGVMFAASGLFGIEASLKKTNTMIMTTIVLSIISATMAGSACIIGIIGAIFEDECYYLSEYDDYGNHVSDEDYYDCDTNYGGRVAVDSILAVVALAEIVIAVIQSVFCCSAYCSNLKPSASMMYIASRTPGGSSQGLPMGVIQSGPTQQMVPAEVEFVPHYPKIFQSYTTYRPQQGYAVNMQPVVTSNQQPRIQMEPQPCVVYQQGQGHQLPQQQHQLQQRQQMLQLQPQQLQHQVIQPEVIHQRPQGQQLPQQHRQQVPQFHTQELQYQPQEILRPGTQHQQLQGWRKEQPQPKRETRPPKQHLGKVTGPDENVNQDQFSRHQQVSQSEKTCQLDWSKTRFH; this is translated from the exons ATGCAACAACAGCGACCCCTGCAACAGCAGCAATACTATGCCAGCCAGCCAACCCAGGCTGTACAGGGACGACACCTAGGGAACACCAGTGGAAATGCCAAAAGACCAGGCTTTGCTTCACGGGCGACCATGGTCTTTGGATTCTTCCAGTTCATATTCGGTGGCATTTGTGTAATACTAGGTATTACTGCCATCGTCATCAAATGCCAACTTGGTAAATCCGGTCCTGGTATATGGTGTGGTGTTATG TTCGCAGCGTCAGGATTGTTTGGCATTGAGGCATCGCTGAAGAAGACTAACACAATG ATAATGACTACCATAGTTCTGTCTATCATCTCGGCAACTATGGCAGGCAGTGCCTGTATCATAGGTATTATCGGTGCAATTTTTGAAGACGAGTGTTACTACTTATCTGAGTATGACGATTACGGAAACCACGTGAGCGATGAGGACTATTACGACTGTGACACAAACTAT GGTGGTAGAGTTGCCGTTGACAGTATCCTGGCCGTTGTAGCATTGGCTGAAATAGTGATTGCAGTGATTCAGTCTGTTTTCTGTTGTTCAGCGTACTGCAGTAATCTAAAGCCCTCAGCGTCAATG ATGTACATTGCCTCGAGGACACCCGGAGGGAGCAGCCAAGGTTTACCGATGGGCGTAATCCAAAGCGGACCCACACAGCAGATGGTTCCCGCTGAAGTTGAGTTTGTGCCACATTATCCAA aaatatttcaatcttaCACAACATATCGGCCGCAGCAGGGTTACGCTGTAAACATGCAGCCAGTTGTGACATCCAATCAGCAGCCAAGAATCCAAATGGAGCCACAACCTTGTGTTGTATATCAACAGGGTCAAGGGCATCAGTTACCACAGCAACAACATCAACTACAGCAACGCCAGCAAATGCTGCAGTTACAGCCTCAGCAGCTGCAGCATCAGGTGATACAACCTGAAGTCATCCATCAACGGCCACAGGGGCAGCAGTTACCACAGCAACATCGCCAACAAGTGCCACAGTTCCACACCCAGGAGCTGCAGTATCAACCGCAGGAGATATTGCGCCCTGGAACACAGCATCAACAACTGCAGGGCTGGCGTAAAGAACAGCCACAACCAAAGCGAGAAACTAGACCTCCCAAGCAGCATTTGGGAAAAGTCACCGGTCCTGATGAGAATGTGAACCAGGATCAGTTCAGTCGCCACCAACAAGTTTCTCAGTCCGAGAAGACATGTCAGCTGGACTGGTCGAAAACGAGGTTCCATTAG